Below is a window of Deinococcota bacterium DNA.
CCGCGGCGCTTCTAGACGCCGCCGAGGCCTACGAACGCCACTTAGGGGAGGGCGGCGTCATGATGGTCACCCTGGCCGGTGCCATGAGCACCGCCGAGCTGGGCCTCTCGCTCGCCGAGATGATCCGCCGGGACAAGGTCCACGCCATCTCCTGCACCGGCGCGAACCTGGAAGAGGACATCTTCAACCTGATCGCCCACGACTTCTACGAGCGCATCCCCAACTGGCGCGAGCTCAGCCCCGCGCAGGAGCAGGCCCTCCTGGACCGCCACATGAACCGCGTCACCGACACCACCATCCCCGAGATGGAGGCCATGCGCCGCCTCGAGAAGGCCCTCCTCAACGAGTGGCAACGGGCCGACCGAGCGGGCGAACGTTACTTTCCGCACGAGTTCATCTACAGGCTGATCAGGAGCGGCGCCTTGGAAGAGCACTACCAGATCGACCCCAAGGACTCCTGGGTCGTCGCCGCCGCCGAGAAGGACCTGCCCATCACCGTGCCCGGCTGGGAGGACTCCAC
It encodes the following:
- a CDS encoding deoxyhypusine synthase family protein, with protein sequence MLVVPKGPVSQFIKHHYRHFNAAALLDAAEAYERHLGEGGVMMVTLAGAMSTAELGLSLAEMIRRDKVHAISCTGANLEEDIFNLIAHDFYERIPNWRELSPAQEQALLDRHMNRVTDTTIPEMEAMRRLEKALLNEWQRADRAGERYFPHEFIYRLIRSGALEEHYQIDPKDSWVVAAAEKDLPITVPGWEDSTTGNMYAGHCLTGGIENVHTVRSGIEYMMALADWYTRVSPEHSVGFFQIGGGIAGDFPICVVPMLHQDMQRLGVPVWGYFCQISDSTTSYGSYSGAVPNEKITWGKLETTTPKFVIESDATIVAPLIFAMILGQ